Proteins encoded in a region of the Acipenser ruthenus chromosome 54, fAciRut3.2 maternal haplotype, whole genome shotgun sequence genome:
- the LOC117966609 gene encoding integrin alpha-M-like: protein MDWCLLIFTYVIAVSIQSHGFNIETERSRALNVSAEWFGHRVMQHSSGIIVSAPLDKSSNLFKCSYTSGSCSPINIDGITRTDDWGMGLSLAVNPTTSQLLACAPHLAHPCGKNMYLNSVCYKFDGRLLTPVPQNITPGYQECTSKGIDIAFLIDGSGSVAGLDFQKMKDFMLRIIESFKNKNTNVSTSR from the exons ATGGACTGGTGCCTCCTTATTTTCACCTACGTGATCGCTG TCTCGATTCAGTCTCACGGCTTCAACATTGAAACCGAGAGGAGCCGAGCGCTGAATGTGAGTGCGGAGTGGTTTGGGCACAGAGTGATGCAGCACTCCTCAGG AATTATCGTCAGCGCTCCCCTCGACAAGAGCAGCAACCTCTTCAAATGCAGCTACACCAGCGGCTCCTGTTCACCCATTAATATTGACG GAATCACTCGGACGGACGACTGGGGAATGGGATTATCTCTGGCAGTTAATCCCACAACAAGCCAACTTTTG GCTTGCGCGCCACATCTGGCGCACCCTTGTGGTAAGAACATGTATCTCAACAGCGTGTGTTACAAATTCGACGGTAGACTCCTCACCCCTGTCCCGCAGAACATTACCCCTGGATACCAAG AATGCACTTCGAAGGGAATCGACATCGCGTTCCTGATCGACGGATCCGGAAGCGTCGCTGGCCTGGATTTTCAAAAAATGAAAGACTTCATGTTGAGAATTATCGAGagcttcaaaaacaaaaacaccaacgTGAGCACCTCCAGATAA
- the LOC131723347 gene encoding nestin-like: MEPPQQNLLARLSQNFWTAVAFIQQVISNILNPENGQPNEAEQILPAERAAGQEDVTTGVSCPGNRQEAAATAECCHGDQEAEVALTRQTDFETPAVSCHGTRKRNAQGVVAGGRTPGVQWDLRGTEQVKTHKEVCSRGEVSNRNRQREVIDSKSDIAEPSEERVPEEGCRDSRQEAAPGGQDVGDTEVRGRGGQSEEDDEDSSSRTAAREEEAVAKTEPEVLEKLQEVLPPDPKRPGDQESETHEVPSKVQYGTTPLSDSAGGSQSQNEGPLEAHVFEEASYRLQAIPETSPDQWEVSNLSTEHSCSQVERVGEEKTERETSRAALERGLGQSTGFLEKDRGGLELGLLEQIALIQERHPEDSVPTLDCEGTTDADKDHPLTAATEKGGERELGGKHYAAEDQGDTITSGVGVEVGDKTERKTDFVEGRDGLSPEGEELEKRVQVEVTKTETTVLQFQIHGDYEEGDQMTTCISSSSPDLQAEGAEKPEAESGDVMEVVETSIEEPEHGELDGEDRREAPAENWGDRLSSGFHSGEAEKTRGETEPGGMLEAVQTSVTPTEHGDLGELASRDGTAEGQSGEAEKTQGETELGDMLDEISLEGEEGLEKLDETEADDQEMPATLESQKQTDPEEDNELTTGHVLPADLHVEEGEKTEQETELGDKLEERGEIISDAPAPPRREEGLKELDQVVMIETAEIGDDRSTVLEEHHSDQDEEENELTTQVGDHKSVEGVEILLEAPRREEEEEEEEGGEEGEGGEEEFEKLGKLKGLPFDQETPTAQDPQAEQLSETTTQVDSKLEERGEIFSEVPAPEHEEEMLDQVEVIKTEVVELGDDQEMPTTSEPQKQRYPEGDNELTTQVGDQERVEILLDTPAPDRGEKGLEAFEQVIKEEAAEMGEDQEIPEDLQESQEQEQQQSDQEDNEPATAPGDPGLDEREEASSEVPLEEEPEGLEKLEDAEGLDPEKASVDRRENMLGGLPGRTGLEASCHNVAEGGTDEDRSSASPEAQEEISEPEEEDGEMSYHYPGYHGTLPVSQLFRDLQELATLERYREEEAAIVQGHLSTIEEAGGRDGRHEREEEVEEEQNETKLWKQRLKMASIEEEEEEDEEGVDILVSRLPLEGAEKIYEEIDSGDVFEVVGASAETSIEEPEHGELDEAEKREASAEDWGDRLSSGFQSGEAEKTRGETEPGGMLEAVQTSVTPTEHGDLGELASRDGTAEGQSGEAEKTQGETELRGMLDERDDFSSGEEGLGKLDEVIKTGAADLGEDLEVSADLEYQEEQGSDPEEDNDSAMKDQGGTLTPGLQIGDAEKTEREAELGDELEERGEILSEAPAPEHEEEMLDQVEVIKTEVVELGDDQEMPITLEPQKQRDPEEDNELTTQVGDHKPEERVEILLEAPTQEEEGEGEEEEEEEEEEEEEEEEEEGGGEGEFKLGKLKGLPFDQETPTALLEGEEGTEKLNQAMKTEATQAGQRSSDLENQGLTTPSGDHGLEESRGSLRDDPEGGTEFTGGQGSDLLEEEISALSPEDQDHLRDSQRQGKETGENEGVPTLQKTGEREGVPGLQETGESEGVPGLQEMGEREGVPGLEETGESEGVPGLQETGEREGVPGLQEMGEREGVLGLEETGESERVPGLQEMGESEGVPGLEETGESEGVPGLQEMGERERVPGLQEMGEREGVPGLEEMGESEGVPMLQEMGKSEGVPELQEMGEREGVPGLQQMVEREGVPGLQEMGERDGVPGLEETGKSEGVPGLQEMGEREGVPGLQEMGEREGVPGLQEMGERDGVPGLQEMGESEGVPGIQEMGESEGVPGLQEMEESEGVPGLLEMGESEGVPGLQEMGEREGVPGLQEMGESEGVPGLQEMGEREGVPGLQEMEEREGVPGLQEMGESEGVPGLQEMGESEGVPGLQGMGEREGVPGLQEMGEREGVPGLQEMGEREGAGGVMETPAVESTGSRDECDGSLATAKDTESRRFEPLGELQILDVRAQKSRIALRNKLSRPPRAPKELLQTPSLAPSPPTPQKLPRPAGMGLPFRLPGLGAGLPMLRKRDRDTERVETEPRPQIPSVKGEPETRSSSDAGTLLQARPKPEVKPKWTPPGKAGFGMIHPQMMSELQNKLKKPQKD; the protein is encoded by the exons ATGGAACCGCCACAGCAGAACCTGCTGGCGAGACTGAGCCAAAATTTCTGGACAGCTGTC GCTTTTATTCAGCAAGTCATTAGCAACATATTAAACCCAGAGAACGGACAACCAAATGAAGCAGAACAAATTTTACCAGCGGAGAGAGCTGCTGGACAGGAAGACGTTACCACAGGGGTGAGTTGCCCTGGCAACCgacaggaagcagcagctaccGCAGAGTGTTGTCATGGGGACCAGGAAGCAGAAGTGGCCCTGACGAggcaaacagactttgaaacTCCTGCTGTCAGTTGTCATGGGACCCGAAAACGGAATGCTCAGGGAGTGGTTGCCGGGGGGCGTACCCCTGGCGTCCAATGGGATTTGAGGGGCACAGAACAGGTCAAAACACACAAAGAGGTTTGTTCCAGGGGGGAGGTTTCAAACAGAAACCGACAGAGGGAAGTGATCGACAGTAAGAGCGACATCGCGGAACCTTCAGAAGAGAGAGTTCCGGAAGAGGGTTGCCGTGACAGCCGACAGGAAGCCGCTCCGGGGGGACAGGATGTGGGTGACACGGAGGTCAGAGGTCGTGGAGGTCAATCAGAAGAGGATGATGAAGATTCTAGCAGCAGAACAGCTGCCAGAGAAGAAGAG gcTGTCGCTAAAACAGAACCAGAGGTCTTGGAAAAGCTACAAGAGGTTCTTCCGCCAGACCCAAAACGACCCGGCGATCAAGAGTCAGAGACCCATGAGGTGCCTTCGAAAGTGCAATATGGTACGACCCCTCTCAGTGACTCCGCAGGGGGGTCCCAATCACAGAATGAGGGCCCCCTAGAGGCACACGTTTTCGAAGAAGCTTCTTATCGCCTGCAAGCGATCCCGGAGACCAGCCCGGATCAGTGGGAGGTTTCGAACCTGAGCACTGAACACAGCTGTAGCCAGGTGGAGAGAGTGGGGGAGGAGAAGACGGAGAGAGAGACTTCGAGAGCGGCTCTAGAACGAGGACTGGGTCAGTCTACCGGCTTTCTAGAAAAGGACCGTGGCGGTCTAGAGCTGGGGTTGCTAGAGCAGATTGCTCTGATTCAAGAGAGGCATCCTGAAGACTCCGTGCCCACCTTAGATTGTGAAGGAACCACCGATGCAGATAAAGATCACCCCTTGACTGCAGCAACGgagaaggggggagagagagagttggGAGGCAAGCATTACGCTGCGGAAGATCAGGGCGATACCATCACATCAGGGGTTGGAGTTGAAGTTGGAGACAAGACTGAGAGAAAGACGGACTTCGTGGAAGGGAGAGATGGGCTCTCACCGGAAGGAGAAGAGCTTGAGAAGCGGGTTCAAGTTGAAGTTACAAAGACCGAAACTACAGTCTTGCAGTTTCAGATACACGGTGACTATGAAGAAGGCGATCAGATGACCACGTGTATCTCATCATCATCGCCAGACCTTCAAGCTGAAGGTGCTGAGAAGCCAGAGGCAGAGTCAGGAGACGTGATGGAGGTGGTAGAAACTTCTATCGAAGAACCAGAGCATGGAGAACTAGATGGAGAGGACAGGAGGGAAGCTCCTGCAGAAAATTGGGGTGATCGCTTATCATCGGGATTTCACAGTGGAGAAGCTGAGAAGACACGGGGAGAGACAGAGCCGGGAGGCATGCTTGAGGCTGTACAGACCTCTGTCACCCCAACAGAGCACGGAGACTTGGGTGAGTTAGCAAGCAGAGACGGCACAGCAGAAGGTCAGAGTGGAGAAGCTGAGAAGACACAGGGAGAGACAGAGCTGGGAGACATGCTTGATGAGATCTCATTGGAAGGAGAAGAAGGACTTGAAAAGTTGGATGAGACAGAGGCTGATGATCAGGAGATGCCTGCAACCTTAGAATCTCAAAAGCAGACAGACCCAGAAGAGGACAATGAATTGACCACCGGACATGTCTTACCAGCAGACCTTCATGTTGAAGAAGGAGAGAAAACAGAGCAAGAGACAGAACTGGGAGACAAGCTTGAAGAGAGAGGTGAGATCATATCGGACGCTCCAGCACCACCGCGAAGGGAAGAAGGACTCAAGGAGTTGGATCAAGTTGTTATGATAGAAACTGCGGAGATAGGAGATGATCGGTCAACTGTCTTAGAAGAACATCACAGTGACCAAGATGAAGAAGAGAATGAACTGACCACACAAGTAGGGGACCACAAGTCTGTGGAAGGAGTGGAGATCTTATTAGAAGCTCCAAGacgagaagaagaagaagaagaagaagaaggaggagaagaaggagaaggaggagaagaagaattCGAGAAGCTGGGAAAACTCAAAGGACTACCTTTTGACCAGGAGACACCTACAGCCCAGGATCCCCAAGCAGAACAACTCAGCGAAACGACCACACAAGTGGACAGCAAGCttgaagagagaggagagatcttTTCAGAAGTTCCAGCACCAGAGCATGAAGAAGAGATGCTGGATCAAGTCGAAGTCATAAAGACGGAAGTTGTGGAGTTGGGAGATGATCAGGAGATGCCTACAACTTCAGAACCTCAAAAGCAGAGATACCCAGAAGGAGACAATGAATTGACCACCCAAGTAGGAGACCAGGAGAGAGTTGAGATCTTATTGGACACTCCAGCACCAGACCGAGGAGAAAAAGGTCTGGAGGCGTTTGAACAAGTTATTAAGGAAGAAGCAGCCGAGATGGGAGAGGATCAAGAGATTCCTGAAGATTTGCAAGAATCGCaagaacaagaacagcaacagAGTGACCAAGAAGACAACGAACCGGCCACAGCACCCGGAGACCCCGGGCTGGACGAAAGAGAAGAGGCTTCATCAGAAGTTCCACTAGAAGAGGAACCAGAAGGGCTTGAAAAGTTGGAAGATGCTGAAGGACTGGATCCCGAAAAGGCTTCAGTTGACAGGAGGGAGAACATGCTGGGCGGGTTGCCTGGTAGAACCGGGCTTGAGGCTTCATGCCACAACGTCGCAGAAGGAGGAACGGATGAAGACCGTTCCTCTGCATCTCCAGAGGCGCAGGAAGAAATCTCTGAGCCGGAAGAGGAAGATGGGGAGATGTCTTATCACTACCCGGGCTACCATGGAACCTTGCCTGTATCTCAGCTGTTCAGGGACCTTCAGGAACTAGCAACACTGGAACGTTACAGAGAAGAGGAGGCGGCTATCGTCCAAGGTCACTTGTCTACAATTGAGGAAGCTGGAGGGAGAGATGGAAGACACGAAAGAGAAGAAGAGGTAGAGGAAGAACAGAATGAGACAAAGTTGTGGAAACAAAGACTGAAGATGGCTAGCattgaagaagaggaagaagaagatgaagaagggGTCGATATTTTAGTATCAAGACTTCCGCTTGAAGGTGCTGAGAAGATATATGAAGAGATAGACTCGGGAGACGTGTTTGAGGTGGTAGGTGCCTCTGCAGAAACTTCCATCGAAGAACCAGAGCATGGAGAACTAGATGAAGCAGAGAAGAGGGAAGCTTCTGCAGAGGATTGGGGTGATCGCTTATCATCGGGATTTCAGAGTGGAGAAGCTGAGAAGACACGGGGAGAGACAGAGCCGGGAGGCATGCTTGAGGCTGTACAGACCTCCGTCACCCCAACAGAGCACGGAGACTTGGGTGAGTTAGCAAGCAGAGACGGCACAGCAGAAGGTCAGAGTGGAGAAGCTGAGAAGACACAGGGAGAGACAGAGCTGAGAGGAATGCTGGATGAGAGAGATGATTTCTCATCAGGAGAAGAAGGACTTGGAAAGTTGGATGAAGTTATCAAGACAGGAGCTGCAGATTTAGGAGAAGATCTGGAGGTATCTGCAGACTTGGAATATCAGGAAGAACAAGGCAGTGACCCAGAAGAAGACAACGACTCTGCCATGAAAGACCAGGGTGGTACCTTAACACCAGGACTGCAGATCGGAGACGCAGAGAAGACAGAGAGAGAAGCAGAACTAGGAGACGAGCTTGAAGAGAGAGGCGAGATCTTATCAGAAGCTCCAGCACCAGAGCATGAAGAAGAGATGCTGGATCAAGTCGAAGTCATAAAGACAGAAGTTGTGGAGTTGGGAGATGATCAGGAGATGCCTATAACTTTAGAACCTCAAAAGCAGAGAGACCCAGAAGAAGACAATGAATTGACCACTCAAGTAGGAGACCACAAGCCTGAGGAGAGAGTTGAGATCTTATTAGAAGCTCCAAcacaagaagaagaaggagaaggagaagaagaagaagaagaagaagaagaagaagaagaagaagaagaagaagaagaaggaggaggagaaggagaattCAAGCTGGGAAAACTTAAAGGGCTACCTTTTGACCAGGAGACACCTACAGCCTTactggaaggagaagaaggaaCTGAAAAGCTAAATCAAGCGATGAAGACAGAAGCCACTCAAGCAGGACAACGTAGTAGTGACCTAGAAAATCAAGGACTGACCACGCCATCAGGGGATCATGGGCTGGAGGAATCCAGGGGGTCATTAAGGGACGATCCTGAAGGAGGCACGGAATTCACAGGAGGACAGGGGAGTGACCTTCTTGAAGAAGAGATCTCAGCTCTGTCACCAGAAGACCAGGACCATCTGAGAGACAGTCAGAGACAGGGAAAGGAGACGGGAGAGAACGAGGGGGTACCAACGCTCCAAAAgacaggagagagggagggggtacCAGGGCTCCAGGAGACAGGAGAGAGCGAGGGGGTCCCAGGGCTCCaagagatgggagagagggagggggtacCAGGGCTTGAGGAGACGGGAGAGAGCGAGGGGGTCCCAGGGCTCCaagagacaggagagagggagggggtacCAGGGCTCcaggagatgggagagagggagggggtccTAGGGCTCGAGGAgacgggagagagtgagagggtcCCAGGGCTCCAGGAGATGGGAGAGAGCGAGGGGGTCCCAGGGCTCGAGGAGACGGGAGAGAGCGAGGGGGTCCCAGGGCTGCAGGAAatgggagagcgagagagagtccCAGGGCTCCAGGAGATGGGAGAGCGAGAGGGGGTCCCAGGGCTTGAGGAgatgggagagagtgagggggtACCAATGCTCCAGGAAATGGGAAAGAGTGAGGGGGTCCCAGAGCTCCAAGAGATGGGAGAGCGAGAGGGGGTCCCAGGGCTCCAGCAGATGGTGGAGCGAGAGGGGGTCCCAGGGCTGcaggagatgggagagagggaCGGGGTCCCAGGGCTCGAGGAGACGGGAAAGAGCGAGGGGGTCCCAGGGCTCCAGGAAATGGGAGAGCGAGAGGGGGTCCCAGGGCTGCAGGAGATGGGAGAGCGAGAGGGGGTCCCAGGGCTGcaggagatgggagagagggaCGGGGTCCCAGGGCTCCAAGAgatgggagagagtgagggggtCCCAGGGATCCAGGAGATGGGAGAGAGCGAGGGGGTACCAGGGCTCCAGGAGATGGAAGAGAGCGAGGGGGTCCCAGGGCTCCTGGAgatgggagagagtgagggggtCCCAGGGCTGcaggagatgggagagagggagggggtccCAGGGCTCCAAGAGATGGGAGAGAGCGAGGGGGTCCCAGGGCTGCAGGAGATGGGAGAGCGAGAGGGGGTCCCAGGGCTGCAGGAgatggaagagagagagggggtccCAGGGCTCCAGGAGATGGGAGAGAGCGAGGGGGTCCCAGGGCTCCAGGAGATGGGAGAGAGCGAGGGGGTCCCAGGGCTCCAGGGAATGGGAGAGCGAGAGGGGGTCCCAGGGCTCCAGGAGATGGGAGAGCGAGAGGGGGTCCCAGGACTCCAGGAGATGGGAGAGCGAGAGGGGGCGGGTGGAGTGATGGAGACACCAGCAGTAGAGTCCACCGGCAGTCGAGATGAATGTGATGGGTCATTGGCTACAGCAAAAGATACGGAATCTAGAAGATTTGAGCCACTAGGGGAGCTACAG ATCCTGGATGTGAGGGCGCAGAAATCTCGGATCGCTCTTCGGAACAAACTGTCCCGTCCTCCTCGTGCCCCCAAAGAGCTGCTGCAGACCCCCAGCCTCGCCCCCTCCCCGCCCACACCCCAAAAACTACCCCGTCCGGCCGGCATGGGATTGCCTTTCAGACTGCCAG gtttgGGGGCAGGATTGCCAATGCTGAGAAAAAGGGACAGAGATACCGAGAGAGTCGAGACTGAACCTAGACCACAG